One window from the genome of Candidatus Synechococcus calcipolaris G9 encodes:
- the atpH gene encoding ATP synthase F1 subunit delta — MMQTTVSGEIIEPYAEALLSLAQSQQLEERFNQDVGMILDLLENSEDLGQFLANPLIKAEAKKAVLRQIAVNEVHGYFLNFLLLLVDRRRIAFLGAICQQYRALLRKLRNIVLAEVITTVELTEAQRQGVIEKVKSMTGANEVELATKLDSSLIGGVIVKVGSQVLDASLRGQLRRLSFSLLNAA; from the coding sequence ATGATGCAAACCACCGTCAGCGGTGAAATTATTGAACCCTATGCTGAGGCCCTATTGTCCTTAGCCCAGTCCCAGCAATTGGAAGAACGGTTTAATCAAGACGTGGGTATGATTCTCGACCTACTAGAAAATTCCGAGGATCTGGGCCAATTTTTAGCCAATCCGCTAATTAAGGCAGAGGCCAAAAAAGCCGTACTTCGGCAAATTGCCGTCAATGAGGTGCATGGCTATTTCCTCAACTTTCTGCTGTTATTGGTGGATCGGCGGCGCATTGCATTCCTAGGGGCCATTTGCCAGCAGTATCGCGCCCTCCTGCGTAAACTGCGCAATATTGTATTGGCCGAAGTTATTACCACCGTGGAACTGACGGAAGCGCAACGTCAAGGGGTAATCGAGAAGGTGAAATCCATGACCGGTGCAAATGAGGTGGAACTGGCTACCAAGCTAGATTCTTCCCTCATTGGTGGTGTCATTGTTAAAGTGGGTTCCCAGGTTCTAGATGCCAGTTTGCGCGGTCAACTGCGTCGGTTGAGCTTTAGTTTGTTAAATGCGGCTTAG
- a CDS encoding type II toxin-antitoxin system VapC family toxin yields MAFLLDTHVVLWYASKNPSLSQRAKAIVDAKSDLFFSMASLWEIVIKINVGKLQLDYSFKSLLDRISVMRAEIIPIEIENLENYLDLPISKDHRDPFDRILVAQAMDYSLDIVSRDKKFDFYPVQRVWT; encoded by the coding sequence ATGGCGTTTCTGCTCGATACCCATGTCGTTCTTTGGTACGCATCCAAGAACCCCAGCTTGAGCCAAAGAGCTAAAGCGATCGTAGATGCGAAATCAGACTTGTTTTTTAGTATGGCAAGTCTTTGGGAGATAGTTATCAAAATCAATGTTGGTAAGCTCCAGCTTGATTATTCTTTTAAGAGCCTGCTGGATCGGATCTCAGTCATGAGAGCGGAAATTATCCCAATTGAGATTGAGAATCTAGAAAATTATTTAGACTTGCCGATTTCCAAAGATCATCGAGATCCATTCGATCGCATTTTAGTTGCCCAAGCAATGGATTACTCACTAGATATTGTGAGCCGTGATAAAAAGTTTGATTTCTATCCAGTTCAGCGAGTGTGGACATGA
- the atpA gene encoding F0F1 ATP synthase subunit alpha, with protein MVSIRPDEISGIIRQQIEQYEQTIKVDNVGTVLQVGDGIARVYGLDKAMASELLEFEDGTVGIALNLEEDNVGVVLMGEGREIEEGSTVRSTGKIASVPVGDGVLGRVVDALVRPLDGKGDLNTSESRLLESPAPGIVQRKSVCEPMQTGITAIDAMIPVGRGQRELIIGDRQTGKTAVAVDTILNQKGQDVICVYVAIGQKASTVAQVVNVFREKGALDYTIIVAANASDPAALQYLAPYTGATLAEYFMYKGKHTLVVYDDLSKQAQAYRQMSLLLRRPPGREAYPGDVFYLHSRLLERAAKLSVELGEGSMTALPIVETQAGDVSAYIPTNVISITDGQIFLSSDLFNSGLRPAINAGISVSRVGSAAQIKAMKQVAGKLKLDLAQFDELQAFSQFASDLDKATQNQLARGQRLRELLKQPQYAPIPVEEQVAIIYAGTNGYLDDIPAESVTKFVTEFRDYLRNSKPEYGEAVRTGKKLDDTAETALKAALAEFKKGFAS; from the coding sequence ATGGTAAGTATCAGACCCGATGAAATTAGCGGTATTATTCGTCAGCAAATTGAACAGTACGAGCAGACGATCAAGGTTGATAATGTCGGCACGGTTCTGCAAGTAGGGGATGGGATTGCCCGCGTCTACGGCCTCGACAAAGCAATGGCATCAGAACTGCTGGAGTTTGAGGATGGGACGGTTGGCATTGCCCTCAACCTAGAGGAAGATAATGTCGGCGTGGTGCTGATGGGGGAAGGGCGTGAAATTGAAGAAGGTAGCACCGTGCGCTCCACCGGTAAAATTGCCTCGGTTCCCGTGGGGGATGGGGTGCTTGGCCGGGTGGTAGATGCTCTAGTGCGGCCCCTCGATGGTAAGGGAGACCTAAATACTAGTGAATCGCGTTTGTTAGAATCCCCTGCTCCAGGCATTGTGCAGCGGAAATCCGTCTGTGAGCCGATGCAAACGGGGATTACGGCCATTGATGCCATGATTCCGGTGGGTCGGGGTCAGCGGGAGTTAATTATTGGCGATCGCCAGACCGGAAAAACCGCCGTGGCCGTGGATACCATCTTGAATCAAAAAGGTCAGGATGTTATTTGTGTCTACGTGGCGATCGGGCAGAAGGCCTCTACCGTTGCCCAGGTGGTGAATGTGTTTCGGGAAAAGGGGGCCCTCGACTACACGATTATTGTGGCAGCTAATGCCAGTGATCCGGCGGCATTGCAATATTTAGCTCCCTATACCGGTGCCACCTTGGCTGAATACTTTATGTATAAGGGCAAGCACACCCTGGTCGTCTACGATGATCTGTCCAAGCAAGCCCAAGCCTACCGGCAAATGTCCCTGCTATTGCGCCGTCCCCCCGGTCGGGAAGCCTACCCCGGTGATGTCTTCTACCTCCACTCCCGTTTGTTGGAGCGGGCCGCAAAACTGAGTGTTGAACTGGGTGAGGGCAGTATGACCGCCTTGCCCATTGTGGAAACCCAAGCCGGTGACGTGTCTGCCTATATTCCCACTAACGTTATTTCTATTACCGATGGTCAGATTTTCCTTTCCTCGGACTTGTTTAACTCCGGTTTACGTCCCGCCATTAACGCCGGTATCTCGGTGTCCCGAGTGGGGTCTGCGGCCCAAATTAAGGCGATGAAACAGGTGGCAGGAAAACTGAAACTTGACTTGGCTCAGTTTGATGAATTACAGGCTTTTTCTCAATTTGCCTCTGACTTAGATAAAGCCACCCAAAACCAGTTGGCTCGGGGTCAACGACTGCGGGAACTGTTAAAACAGCCCCAGTATGCACCAATTCCAGTGGAAGAGCAGGTTGCCATTATCTATGCTGGAACCAACGGCTATCTAGATGACATTCCGGCTGAGTCTGTTACCAAGTTTGTGACGGAGTTCCGGGATTATCTTCGCAATAGTAAGCCAGAATATGGTGAAGCGGTACGCACTGGCAAGAAGTTGGACGACACCGCCGAAACTGCCCTCAAGGCTGCCTTGGCAGAATTCAAGAAGGGATTTGCCTCCTAG
- a CDS encoding N-6 DNA methylase produces MSRLLVTQYQAEVEKIIRYGGSRKETSIRNAFERLLNDYCKPRNYLLIPELDFKTKFNTTVFPDGTVKDAIRLEHGWWECKGLEHDLDRKIEDKFAAGYPDENILFENSQIAVLIQHSREQLRVSMGDAEALDGLISTFVDYERPEVRDFRAAIVKFKEDIPHILVALRDIITQQEASNPQFRERRNTFLAVCRQSINPEIEIFDIHEMLIQHILTEDIFTNIFHESQFHRENNIARELSEIINTFFTGATRKNTLKSIEHYYAVIRRHSENIANHHEKQKFLKAVYENFYKAYNPKAADRLGIVYTPNEIVRFMIESADYLTHKHFGKLLSDPGVEILDPCTGTGTYVTELIEYLPADKLEHKYKHEIHCNEVAILPYYIANLNIEFTYQQKMGKYEEFKNICLVDTLDHCTTAGHQFDLFAMSVQNTARIQQQNEKTISVIIGNPPYNAHQENFNQRNANRLYAGIDKAIKATYIKEGTAQNQIVVYDMYTRFFRWASDRLGQNGIIAFITNRSFIDSKTFDGFRKCIDREFDYVYIVDTQSDVRNNPKISGTKNNVFGIQTGIAVMFLVRSQEA; encoded by the coding sequence ATGTCCAGATTGCTGGTGACACAGTACCAGGCGGAGGTCGAAAAAATCATTCGCTATGGCGGTTCCAGGAAGGAAACCAGTATTCGCAATGCCTTTGAGCGGTTGCTGAATGACTACTGCAAACCCCGCAACTATCTGCTGATCCCAGAACTGGACTTTAAGACCAAGTTCAATACGACGGTTTTCCCGGATGGCACGGTGAAGGATGCCATTCGCCTAGAGCATGGCTGGTGGGAGTGTAAGGGACTAGAGCATGATCTGGATCGAAAAATTGAAGATAAGTTTGCCGCTGGATATCCAGACGAAAACATTCTGTTTGAAAATTCTCAAATTGCCGTCCTGATTCAGCACAGTCGAGAGCAGTTGCGGGTTTCCATGGGGGATGCGGAGGCGTTAGATGGGCTAATCAGTACGTTTGTGGACTATGAACGTCCTGAAGTGCGTGACTTTCGGGCGGCGATCGTCAAATTTAAGGAAGACATTCCCCATATTCTGGTGGCGCTACGGGATATTATTACCCAGCAAGAAGCGAGCAATCCCCAATTTAGGGAACGCCGCAATACTTTCCTCGCGGTGTGTCGCCAGTCGATTAACCCAGAAATTGAGATCTTCGATATCCATGAGATGTTGATTCAGCACATTCTCACGGAGGATATTTTCACCAATATTTTCCATGAGTCGCAGTTTCACCGGGAAAACAATATTGCGCGGGAACTGTCGGAGATTATCAACACCTTTTTCACGGGAGCGACTCGCAAAAACACGCTCAAAAGCATCGAACACTACTATGCGGTAATTCGTCGCCATTCGGAAAACATCGCCAATCACCACGAAAAGCAGAAGTTTCTCAAGGCGGTCTACGAGAATTTCTACAAAGCCTATAACCCCAAGGCGGCGGATCGGTTGGGGATTGTCTATACGCCGAATGAAATTGTCCGCTTTATGATTGAGAGTGCGGATTATTTGACCCATAAGCACTTTGGCAAGTTACTGAGCGATCCGGGGGTAGAAATTTTAGACCCTTGTACGGGGACAGGAACCTATGTGACGGAGCTAATTGAATATTTGCCAGCGGATAAGCTGGAGCATAAATATAAGCATGAAATTCACTGTAATGAAGTAGCGATTTTGCCCTATTACATTGCTAATTTGAATATTGAGTTTACCTATCAGCAAAAGATGGGGAAGTATGAAGAATTCAAAAATATTTGTTTAGTCGATACGCTGGATCATTGCACGACCGCAGGGCATCAATTTGATCTTTTTGCGATGAGTGTGCAAAACACGGCTCGAATTCAGCAGCAAAATGAGAAAACCATTTCTGTCATCATCGGCAACCCGCCCTACAACGCTCACCAGGAAAATTTTAACCAGCGTAATGCCAATCGTCTCTATGCAGGGATTGATAAAGCCATTAAGGCAACCTACATCAAGGAAGGGACGGCTCAGAACCAGATTGTTGTTTACGATATGTATACCCGCTTCTTTCGGTGGGCAAGCGATCGCCTCGGTCAAAACGGTATTATTGCCTTTATTACCAATCGATCGTTTATTGATTCCAAAACTTTTGATGGCTTTCGTAAGTGTATCGATCGCGAGTTTGATTATGTTTATATTGTCGATACTCAATCCGATGTGAGGAACAATCCTAAAATCTCTGGCACGAAAAATAACGTGTTTGGGATTCAAACTGGAATTGCTGTCATGTTTTTAGTTAGGTCACAGGAGGCGTAA
- a CDS encoding F0F1 ATP synthase subunit B encodes MDAVNLVNLFLATEEMGHFGLNFDIFETNVINLAIVIGVLVYFGRGFLGKTLGDRQAAIATEIKEAEERNQEAAVRLADEQQKLAQAQQEAQRIRQEAEVRAKLAKDELLAQAKREIERLKQTASQDTTASQERAIAEIRDRIASLALAKAEADLNAQLSANAEMQRQLVDRSIALLGGK; translated from the coding sequence ATGGACGCAGTTAATCTCGTAAATCTATTTTTGGCAACGGAGGAGATGGGTCATTTTGGTCTCAATTTTGATATTTTTGAAACCAATGTGATCAACCTTGCCATTGTCATTGGTGTCCTTGTCTATTTTGGTCGGGGCTTTTTGGGTAAAACCCTGGGCGATCGCCAAGCAGCCATTGCCACTGAAATTAAGGAAGCGGAGGAGCGGAATCAGGAAGCCGCCGTTCGTTTAGCCGATGAACAACAAAAACTAGCCCAAGCTCAACAGGAAGCGCAGCGAATTCGCCAAGAGGCAGAAGTTCGGGCGAAGCTCGCTAAGGATGAACTTTTAGCCCAAGCCAAGCGTGAGATTGAGCGACTCAAGCAAACAGCTAGTCAAGACACAACCGCCAGCCAAGAACGGGCGATCGCCGAGATTCGGGATCGCATTGCCAGTTTGGCTCTGGCTAAGGCCGAAGCGGACTTAAATGCCCAGTTATCGGCTAATGCTGAAATGCAGCGACAGCTTGTCGATCGCAGTATTGCCCTACTAGGAGGCAAATGA
- a CDS encoding DUF2281 domain-containing protein codes for MTVDAELLETLTQMPESLQQEVLHYAKYLNEKYSHAQAGEPLKKRRSGILKGTFKLPLPEDFDTPMELLDAEQKAALEKKYGYGSLAGKITMSDDFDEPLEDLKDYM; via the coding sequence ATGACTGTCGATGCAGAGCTTTTAGAAACCCTCACTCAGATGCCAGAATCTCTTCAGCAAGAGGTTCTGCATTATGCCAAGTACCTCAATGAAAAATACTCCCATGCTCAGGCAGGAGAACCGTTAAAGAAACGGCGATCTGGCATTTTGAAAGGCACATTTAAGTTACCTCTGCCAGAAGACTTCGATACGCCGATGGAACTACTTGATGCTGAACAGAAAGCAGCTCTTGAAAAGAAGTACGGCTACGGCAGTTTAGCTGGAAAAATCACGATGTCTGATGATTTTGACGAACCCCTAGAAGACTTAAAGGATTACATGTAA